Proteins from a genomic interval of Euleptes europaea isolate rEulEur1 chromosome 16, rEulEur1.hap1, whole genome shotgun sequence:
- the POU4F1 gene encoding POU domain, class 4, transcription factor 1, with protein MMSMNSKQPHFAMHPTLPEHKYPSLHSSSEAIRRACLPTPPLQSNIFASLDETLLARAEALAAVDIAVSQGKSHPFKPDATYHTMNSVPCTSTSTVPLGHHHHHHHHHHHQALEPGDLLEHITSPSLALMTGGGGHEGAGGGGGGGGGGGGGGGGGGLISTSAHPHPHMHGLGHLAHPAAAAAMNMPSGLPHPGLVAAHHGGAAGQAAAAAAAAAGAAGLASLCDSDTDPRELEAFAERFKQRRIKLGVTQADVGSALANLKIPGVGSLSQSTICRFESLTLSHNNMIALKPILQAWLEEAEGAQREKMNKPELFSGGEKKRKRTSIAAPEKRSLEAYFAVQPRPSSEKIAAIAEKLDLKKNVVRVWFCNQRQKQKRMKFSATY; from the exons ATGATGTCCATGAACAGCAAGCAGCCCCACTTCGCCATGCACCCCACCCTCCCCGAGCACAAGTACCCGTCGCTGCACTCCAGCTCCGAAGCAATAAGGAGAGCGTGTCTCCCAACTCCGCCG CTGCAGAGCAACATCTTCGCCAGCCTGGACGAGACGCTGCTGGCGCGGGCCGAGGCGCTGGCGGCGGTGGACATCGCGGTGTCGCAGGGCAAGAGCCACCCGTTCAAGCCGGACGCCACCTACCACACCATGAACAGCGTGCCCTGCACGTCGACGTCCACCGTGCCGCtgggccaccaccaccaccatcaccaccaccaccaccaccaggcgcTGGAGCCGGGCGACCTGCTGGAGCACATCACCTCGCCCTCGCTGGCGCTCATGACCGGCGGCGGGGGGCACGAGGGGGCGGGCggcgggggaggcggcggcggcggcggaggaggcggcggcggcggcggggggctgaTCTCCACGTCGGCCCACCCCCACCCGCACATGCACGGCCTGGGCCACCTGGCgcacccggcggcggcggcggccatgaACATGCCGTCGGGGCTGCCGCACCCGGGGCTGGTGGCGGCGCACCACGGCGGGGCGGcggggcaggcggcggcggcggcggcggcggcggcgggggcggcggggctgGCCTCGCTGTGCGACTCGGACACGGACCCCCGCGAGCTGGAGGCCTTCGCCGAGCGCTTCAAGCAGCGGCGCATCAAGCTGGGGGTGACCCAGGCCGACGTGGGCTCGGCGCTGGCCAACCTCAAGATCCCCGGCGTGGGCTCGCTGAGCCAGAGCACCATCTGCCGCTTCGAGTCGCTCACCCTGTCGCACAACAACATGATCGCCCTCAAGCCCATCCTGCAGGCCTGGCTGGAGGAGGCCGAGGGCGCCCAGCGCGAGAAGATGAACAAGCCCGAGCTCTTCAGCGGCGGCGAGAAGAAGCGCAAGCGGACTTCCATCGCCGCGCCCGAGAAGCGCTCCCTCGAGGCGTACTTCGCCGTCCAGCCCCGGCCCTCCTCCGAGAAGATCGCCGCCATCGCCGAGAAGTTGGACCTCAAAAAGAACGTGGTGCGCGTGTGGTTTTGCAACCAGAGACAGAAGCAGAAGCGCATGAAGTTCTCCGCCACCTACTGA